Proteins encoded within one genomic window of Salvelinus sp. IW2-2015 unplaced genomic scaffold, ASM291031v2 Un_scaffold1869, whole genome shotgun sequence:
- the LOC112072268 gene encoding G-protein coupled receptor 4 gives MDKTNFNLTCVTISNSPISDFLMGIYILAFILGLAFNLLTLGPIVQQVRSQNALGVFLLNLSLSDLLYIFTMPLWINYYHRDHHWSLGSLSCSVAGFFYYSNMYLSIYLLCCISVDRCLAVTYPLRTKAFRNVRYAWVLCLVVCVTVMSGHGLVLFKDNLQDAHDDAQDRCYETYPMPQPVALFNLLRVGIGFLLPLLVLGLCYWRILGQVKQSEGLGEQAKRKVRLLSFGVIGIFSVCFAPYHLLLLTRSLAYYYYHMDEKMYCQFEQKMHFPFSFTLALSSLNSVVDPVLYVLVSNGVREDMRLCFCGNKQGQRERESPLSTEPWNTHITSLI, from the coding sequence ATGGATAAAACAAACTTCAACTTGACTTGCGTGACAATCTCGAATAGCCCTATCAGTGACTTCTTGATGGGCATCTACATCCTGGCCTTTATCCTGGGCTTGGCCTTTAACCTATTGACCCTTGGCCCCATCGTCCAGCAGGTCCGCAGCCAGAACGCCCTGGGGGTATTCCTGctcaacctgtccctgtctgacCTACTCTATATCTTTACCATGCCTCTCTGGATCAACTACTACCACCGGGACCACCACTGGAGCCTGGGCAGCCTCTCCTGCAGCGTGGCCGGCTTCTTCTACTACTCCAACATGTACCTTAGCATCTACCTGCTGTGCTGCATCTCTGTGGACCGCTGCCTGGCCGTCACCTACCCCCTAAGGACCAAAGCCTTTCGCAACGTGCGCTACGCCTGGGTGCTTTGTCTGGTCGTGTGCGTGACTGTCATGTCCGGACACGGCCTGGTGCTGTTCAAAGACAACCTGCAGGACGCCCACGACGACGCGCAGGACCGCTGCTACGAGACCTACCCCATGCCGCAGCCCGTGGCCCTGTTCAACCTGCTGCGGGTGGGCATCGGCTTCCTGCTGCCCCTGCTGGTGCTGGGGCTCTGTTACTGGAGGATCCTGGGCCAGGTGAAGCAGAGCGAGGGGCTGGGGGAGCAGGCTAAGAGGAAGGTACGGCTGCTGTCCTTCGGGGTGATCGGGATTTTCTCTGTGTGCTTCGCCCCCTACCACCTCCTCCTGCTGACCCGCTCCCtggcctactactactaccacatggACGAAAAGATGTACTGTCAGTTTGAGCAGAAAATGCACTTCCCTTTCTCGTTTACGCTGGCCCTGTCCAGCCTGAACAGTGTGGTGGACCCAGTGCTGTATGTGCTGGTCAGTAACGGGGTGAGGGAGGACATGAGACTGTGCTTCTGTGGGAACAAACagggtcagagggagagagagagtcccctCTCCACTGAACCATGGAACACACATATTACAAGTCTGATCTGA